CATGATATCTATATCAGTGATATATTAATTAATCATCTTGGATGTATTATCAAGGCCTCCCTATCTGATTGGATAGTCTGCAGGTGAGTTACAGGAGCTAGTaccccccccagctctctcccatcCCAAACCTAGTCAGTAAATGCATCAACCCTCAATTCTAAATACAtactacaaaacacacacacacacatatatagtagacagactgacagacagtaaacACTGATTTTGGTCTCAGTGGGGGCGACTGCTGGGCTCTAGTAGGACCCTCTTCCCTGGGGGGAAGTTGGCCAGGTCCCCCTGCTCCGAGGCGGCCCGCTTGAAGCCCCGGCTGTGCCCGTTGACCGCTCCTCCACGGTGCCACTTGCAGAGGTCCCCATTCAATATGTCCTGGATGTGCTGCACAATGAGGTTGATGGCCACTGCGGAGAGAAAGGCAGATTCATATGAGTGGGAAGGGAAAGAAGAGGGATGGAGATTCTTCATGATTCATGAGTGTTATTATTACCCATGTTGTCAACTCCTCGAGGAATAATGACATCTGCATATTTCTTGGtctggaaaaaaaaaaaaaaaaaaaaaacattatcaaCCTCATTTTGATAGCTAAATGCTCTGAAAAGACTGGATTTTGAgcagaatatacagtaccagtcaaaagtttggacacacctactcattcaagggtttttattttttacattgtagaataatagtgaagacattaaaactatggaatcaatcatgtagtaaccaaaaacgtgttaaactaATCCAAATATatgatatattttagattcttcaatgtagccaccctttgccttgacagctttgcgcacACTTGTAATTGAGTCACATTTAAACGTCTCACTGACGTAAATCAGCTGACTGAATGTGTGTCATATTGTGTATATAATTGGGCCTATTAATAATGTATTAGTGTCCAGTATCTGTTTGTGTATTGTAAGTGTGGCAGCGCTGGACATTTACAGGCAAGCAGAACTCCTCGAAGGCTGGCTTAACGAACGTGGTGTACTGGGTGAGGATCTGCTCCAggtctctgcctctcttcatATCCCGCAGAACTGCAGGTAAAGTCCACAACAAGCAGATCAGGACCAAGACGTGACAAATATGTATATCCAAGATGCTAGAGTGAAGTATGAGTATGGAAGTACATATGACAAAGATGGTACATGCTCTTAATTTGTGTGTCAGTAGTACCTCTGCGAGACAGTCTGACATCAGAGTCTGTGTCCACAAAGAGCTTCATGTGAAACATATCCCTCACTTCCTGTGAGTAGAAAACCAGGATCCCTTCAAACAGCACCACGTCAGCCGGGTACACTGTTATCCTGTCCTGcagcctggaacacacacacataaactaaACACATTTAGTACACACAAAGACACAATCTATACACAGACAAACTTTCATGATTGGTAtgtttactgaacaaaaatataaacgcaacatgcaaaaatttcaaagagttacagttcaaatatggaaatcagtcaattgaaaaattaattaggccctaatatatggatttcgcataactgggaatacagatattcagccattggtcacagataccttaaaaaattAAAAGGTAGGTGTGACCACCATACACCTCAAGAAGTGTGAAGTTggtggatattggcgggaactggaacat
This region of Oncorhynchus masou masou isolate Uvic2021 chromosome 8, UVic_Omas_1.1, whole genome shotgun sequence genomic DNA includes:
- the LOC135544717 gene encoding uridine-cytidine kinase 1-like, with the translated sequence MTAARPLEMERPRHRPFLIGVSGGTASGKSTVCAKIMELLGQNKVDHRQRQVAIISQDSFYKVLTPDQKARALKGQYNFDHPDAFDNELMYQTLKHIVEGTVVEVPTYDFVTHSRLQDRITVYPADVVLFEGILVFYSQEVRDMFHMKLFVDTDSDVRLSRRVLRDMKRGRDLEQILTQYTTFVKPAFEEFCLPTKKYADVIIPRGVDNMVAINLIVQHIQDILNGDLCKWHRGGAVNGHSRGFKRAASEQGDLANFPPGKRVLLEPSSRPH